One Natrinema amylolyticum DNA window includes the following coding sequences:
- a CDS encoding Lrp/AsnC ligand binding domain-containing protein codes for MVDAYAMIDTATGTSDEVCETLRDAEGIAAAYVITGDFDVMVELTGDEPRDLLETVTTTIRPLKGVGATRTYVCVD; via the coding sequence ATGGTCGACGCGTATGCGATGATCGACACCGCGACCGGAACGTCCGATGAGGTGTGCGAAACCCTCCGCGATGCGGAGGGTATCGCCGCGGCGTACGTCATCACGGGAGACTTCGACGTGATGGTCGAATTGACAGGCGACGAACCCCGCGACCTCCTCGAGACGGTGACGACCACCATTCGGCCGCTCAAGGGAGTCGGCGCGACCCGAACGTACGTCTGTGTCGACTGA
- a CDS encoding DUF4382 domain-containing protein has protein sequence MTELNRRMYLKTAGIATAGTIGLAGCTGANATTGTLATQVTDQPGDIADFESCVVTIQGIWVKPSGNDADGDGSDSTDNETDDQQDGNETVDEQDETDVDESDEREYHEFDDPQEADLVKLQNGNTQLVDESELEAREYEFLQLDVTGVEGVLEDGGEANVGTPGDAPLQFKHRFEIREDQTTTFVGDFTPVRRGQTEQYLFQPVAGGTKVEYEETTQDDG, from the coding sequence ATGACAGAACTCAACCGACGGATGTATCTCAAAACGGCGGGCATCGCAACGGCAGGAACGATCGGATTGGCCGGCTGTACCGGCGCGAACGCGACGACTGGGACGCTCGCGACGCAGGTTACGGACCAGCCGGGAGACATCGCCGACTTTGAGTCGTGCGTCGTCACGATCCAGGGAATCTGGGTCAAACCGAGCGGTAACGACGCCGATGGCGACGGATCGGACTCCACGGACAACGAAACCGACGATCAGCAAGATGGTAACGAGACGGTCGACGAACAGGACGAAACCGACGTCGACGAAAGTGACGAGCGCGAGTACCACGAGTTCGACGACCCCCAGGAGGCGGACCTCGTAAAACTGCAGAACGGGAACACGCAGCTCGTCGACGAGAGCGAGCTCGAGGCCCGGGAGTACGAATTCCTCCAGCTCGATGTGACGGGCGTCGAGGGCGTGCTCGAGGACGGGGGAGAGGCGAACGTCGGGACGCCCGGCGATGCCCCACTGCAGTTCAAGCACCGGTTCGAGATCCGCGAGGACCAGACCACGACGTTCGTGGGCGATTTCACGCCCGTTCGTCGAGGCCAGACCGAACAGTACCTCTTCCAGCCCGTCGCGGGCGGGACGAAGGTCGAGTACGAGGAGACGACACAGGATGATGGGTAG
- a CDS encoding DUF7345 domain-containing protein, protein MNVRVGVTAVVIAVLLVAAGPVATVTGAATAGQRQSSPFAVQQDRIDADEVRMDVALRPNGTAEWTLEFWVRLDDEESTTAFESLRDEIRTDPANHTQSFADRMNETVSTASNATGREMSADGFDVTTARQSLAREYGVVRYTFRWDGFAAVEGDELRAGDAIEGLYLDDGTRLLVEWPDGYERTSVTPDPDDERERAVIWRGGETDFVSGEPRVVATAAGTGPSAAAMAIAAVVVGGLAVAGVRWYRTRESTTAQPAGGDDALDSDSDAGTEPTGGSGTASVSATADESADASATGAPDTELLSNEEQVLRLVEERGGRMKQQAVVEELGWTDAKTSKVVSGLREDEKLESFRLGRENVLSLPDADDERTNETSGDGAK, encoded by the coding sequence ATGAACGTTCGCGTCGGCGTGACTGCCGTGGTCATCGCGGTCCTTCTCGTCGCAGCGGGACCGGTCGCCACCGTTACCGGAGCCGCGACCGCCGGGCAGCGCCAATCGAGTCCGTTCGCGGTTCAGCAGGACCGGATCGATGCGGACGAGGTCCGAATGGACGTTGCGCTCCGGCCGAACGGCACCGCCGAGTGGACCCTCGAGTTCTGGGTTCGGCTCGACGACGAGGAGAGCACGACGGCGTTCGAATCGCTGCGGGACGAGATTCGGACCGATCCCGCGAATCACACACAGTCGTTCGCCGATCGGATGAACGAGACCGTTTCGACGGCGAGCAACGCGACGGGCCGCGAGATGTCCGCCGACGGGTTCGACGTGACGACCGCGCGCCAGTCCCTCGCGCGCGAGTACGGCGTCGTCCGATACACCTTCCGCTGGGACGGGTTCGCCGCCGTCGAGGGCGACGAACTCCGCGCGGGCGACGCGATCGAGGGGCTCTACCTCGACGACGGGACGCGATTGTTAGTCGAGTGGCCGGACGGCTACGAGCGAACGTCGGTCACGCCCGATCCGGACGACGAGCGCGAGCGGGCCGTGATCTGGCGGGGCGGCGAGACCGACTTCGTCTCCGGCGAACCGCGAGTCGTCGCGACCGCCGCGGGAACCGGTCCGAGCGCGGCCGCGATGGCGATCGCTGCGGTCGTCGTCGGCGGGCTCGCCGTCGCCGGCGTGCGGTGGTACCGCACCCGCGAGTCGACAACGGCGCAGCCGGCCGGGGGAGACGACGCTCTCGATTCGGATTCCGATGCCGGAACCGAACCGACCGGCGGTTCGGGAACCGCGTCGGTGTCGGCGACGGCCGACGAGTCGGCGGATGCGAGCGCGACCGGCGCGCCCGACACGGAGCTACTCAGCAACGAGGAACAGGTCCTCCGACTCGTCGAGGAGCGGGGCGGCCGGATGAAACAGCAGGCGGTCGTCGAGGAACTCGGCTGGACCGACGCGAAGACCAGCAAGGTCGTCAGCGGCCTCCGCGAAGACGAGAAACTCGAGTCGTTCCGCCTCGGTCGCGAGAACGTGCTCTCCCTCCCCGACGCGGACGACGAGAGGACGAACGAGACCAGCGGTGACGGGGCGAAATGA